In the genome of cyanobacterium endosymbiont of Braarudosphaera bigelowii, one region contains:
- a CDS encoding glycosyltransferase family 9 protein, whose protein sequence is MRILSLVPGGINEQLLFFPTLESLKIKYPNALIDVLVEPSAKSAYRICPYINEILVFDYQDRHTSADYLNLIGVIRDKGYDIAITAEKNWILELLLWSNSIPWRIGYKTQTSWLLSHSIIQDKEQYAAKTYHDLLLNLNIQSPCPSIKIAVPTDDISWAEKELQRLEVAENGYIVIHGGINNVYPTSSWIDIINTIYEKEPSLSVILLQSSIDEAWTKPILNNCKHLKTINPNNLGKLSAIIAGANLLVCTDSVPLQLSIAVGTYTIALFADTNPNQKIPTNHNRCITIESPSNKLADIHSSVILEKIWHG, encoded by the coding sequence ATGCGAATATTATCTTTAGTTCCTGGCGGAATAAATGAGCAACTTTTATTTTTCCCAACTCTAGAAAGTCTTAAAATTAAATATCCTAATGCACTTATTGACGTTCTAGTAGAACCATCGGCAAAATCTGCTTATCGAATATGTCCCTATATAAATGAGATTCTTGTTTTTGATTACCAAGACCGTCACACATCTGCTGACTATCTCAATTTAATTGGAGTAATTCGTGATAAAGGGTATGACATTGCTATAACTGCTGAAAAAAACTGGATTCTGGAATTATTACTGTGGTCGAATAGTATTCCTTGGCGTATTGGTTACAAGACACAAACGTCATGGTTACTGTCACATTCAATCATTCAAGATAAAGAACAATATGCTGCAAAAACATATCATGATTTACTTTTAAATTTAAATATTCAATCTCCTTGTCCTTCCATAAAAATAGCTGTCCCAACGGATGATATAAGCTGGGCTGAGAAAGAATTACAACGTTTAGAAGTAGCAGAAAACGGTTATATCGTGATACATGGAGGTATTAATAATGTCTATCCAACATCTAGTTGGATAGACATTATTAATACAATTTATGAAAAAGAACCTTCCTTGTCAGTAATTTTATTACAAAGCAGTATAGATGAAGCATGGACAAAGCCTATATTAAACAATTGTAAACATCTTAAAACAATCAATCCTAATAATTTAGGCAAACTTTCTGCAATCATTGCTGGAGCTAACCTTTTAGTTTGTACTGATAGTGTCCCATTACAATTAAGTATAGCTGTAGGAACATACACAATAGCATTATTTGCAGATACTAATCCTAATCAAAAAATTCCTACAAATCATAATCGTTGTATTACAATCGAATCTCCCAGCAATAAATTAGCTGATATTCATTCATCAGTAATATTGGAAAAAATATGGCATGGTTAA
- the ruvB gene encoding Holliday junction branch migration DNA helicase RuvB, which translates to MIIKRSKKSQNRPDDTSLKEHKRDPVDIQKKEKDYFINDIRPGSFKEYVGQKDLKKILDIVIKAAKLRNEPIDHLLLYGPPGLGKTTISLILASEMGVDCKITSAPSLEKPKDIIGLLVKLKPGDVLFLDEIHRLNHLAEELLYLAMEDYRLDITIGKGQSTKISSISLPKFTLIGATTKIGNVSFPLRDRFGLVQRLKYYEYHELILIIKRSAIVLQTSITHEGAIEIAIRSRGTPRIANRLLRRIRDYIQVKRMNLITKDLAIEALDLYKIDSKGLNWTDHLILETMIFQFNGGPVGLEAIAASTGEDIKTIEQVYEPYLLQIGYVNRTPRGRVVTEAAYKYIETIKKG; encoded by the coding sequence ATGATCATCAAACGTAGCAAAAAGTCTCAGAACAGACCTGATGATACTTCTTTGAAAGAACATAAAAGAGATCCGGTAGACATTCAAAAAAAAGAAAAAGATTACTTTATAAATGATATTCGCCCAGGTTCTTTTAAAGAGTATGTTGGGCAAAAAGATTTAAAAAAGATATTAGATATTGTTATTAAAGCCGCTAAATTACGAAATGAGCCAATCGATCATTTACTTTTATATGGACCGCCTGGACTGGGTAAGACAACTATATCTTTGATATTAGCATCAGAAATGGGAGTTGATTGCAAGATAACTTCTGCACCGTCTTTAGAAAAGCCAAAAGATATAATCGGACTTTTAGTAAAACTGAAGCCTGGAGATGTTTTATTTCTTGACGAAATTCATCGGCTCAACCATTTAGCTGAAGAATTATTGTATCTAGCAATGGAAGATTATCGTCTTGATATTACAATTGGCAAAGGACAATCAACCAAGATAAGTAGTATCTCATTGCCAAAATTTACACTAATAGGAGCTACTACAAAAATTGGCAATGTATCTTTTCCTTTACGGGATCGTTTTGGACTGGTACAGCGTCTAAAATATTATGAGTATCATGAGTTGATTTTGATTATTAAGCGTAGTGCCATAGTTTTGCAAACTTCTATTACTCATGAGGGAGCAATTGAAATTGCTATTCGTTCTAGAGGAACTCCTAGAATTGCTAACCGATTATTAAGAAGAATTCGTGATTATATACAAGTTAAACGAATGAATCTTATTACTAAAGATTTAGCTATAGAAGCTTTAGACCTATATAAAATAGACTCCAAAGGATTAAATTGGACTGATCATTTGATCTTAGAAACTATGATCTTTCAATTTAATGGAGGCCCTGTTGGTTTAGAAGCCATTGCAGCATCTACTGGAGAAGATATCAAAACTATTGAACAGGTTTATGAACCATATTTACTACAAATTGGCTATGTAAACCGTACACCCAGGGGAAGAGTCGTTACAGAAGCAGCATATAAATATATAGAGACAATAAAGAAAGGGTAA
- a CDS encoding nicotinate-nucleotide adenylyltransferase, translated as MNKIALFGTSADPPTTGHQLIISWLSFHYDKVGIWASNNPFKKHQTSLSHRTTMLRLLIENMHPSRCNIHLSKNLSHHRSLVSIARAKNIWERQADYTLVIGSDLVKQIRQWYRIEKLFSEVSILIVLRSGYVIDKLDLQTLVSLGGRCQVVDLNAPGFSSTTYRKYGDRNVLTKSIQDYIAQEQLYI; from the coding sequence ATGAACAAAATTGCCTTATTTGGAACAAGTGCAGATCCTCCTACTACTGGACATCAGTTAATTATTTCATGGTTATCATTTCATTACGATAAAGTAGGAATTTGGGCTTCTAATAATCCTTTCAAAAAGCATCAAACCTCTTTGTCTCATCGAACAACAATGCTTAGATTGCTAATTGAAAATATGCATCCATCTCGTTGTAATATTCATCTTTCAAAAAATTTAAGTCATCACAGAAGTCTTGTAAGTATCGCTAGGGCTAAGAATATTTGGGAAAGGCAAGCAGATTATACTCTAGTAATTGGTTCAGATCTGGTGAAACAAATTCGTCAATGGTATCGTATCGAAAAATTATTTTCCGAAGTCTCTATTTTAATAGTTCTTCGCTCTGGTTACGTAATTGATAAGTTAGATTTACAAACATTAGTTAGTTTAGGAGGAAGATGTCAAGTTGTTGACTTAAATGCTCCTGGTTTCTCTTCTACTACTTATCGAAAATATGGAGATCGAAATGTACTAACTAAATCTATTCAAGATTACATTGCCCAAGAGCAATTATATATATGA
- a CDS encoding S66 peptidase family protein, translating into MDLFQTPSFLKPGDTVQIIAPSGPFIELSNLEKGIEIWHSKGYNMVLSKNWNACHGYLAGTDNQRISDLLEALQNPKCKAIIPLRGGYGSIRLFEQKQLSILLTKYPKWIIGFSDITVLLWKLASIKIRSIHGPVLTTLCDEPNWSIERFFSYIQGFKLPSLKGEGWGGGINQGILLPANLTVATHLLGTPLQPSLKGTILALEDIGEDPYKIDRILTQWRLMGIFHKVHGIVLGSFNQCNTFSKNPSWTVEEVLRDRLSDLNIPIISNLPFGHGKVNAILPVGINVIINGDQGYLDFITH; encoded by the coding sequence ATGGATCTTTTTCAAACCCCATCTTTTCTTAAGCCTGGAGATACTGTACAAATTATTGCTCCAAGTGGGCCTTTTATAGAATTATCTAATTTAGAAAAGGGTATAGAAATTTGGCATTCGAAAGGATACAATATGGTCCTCAGTAAAAACTGGAACGCATGTCACGGGTACTTAGCGGGTACAGATAATCAGCGTATTAGTGATTTGTTAGAAGCTTTACAAAATCCAAAATGTAAGGCAATTATTCCACTTCGAGGAGGTTATGGTTCTATTAGATTGTTTGAGCAAAAACAATTAAGTATTCTACTTACAAAATATCCTAAATGGATTATTGGTTTTTCAGACATTACAGTCTTACTATGGAAATTAGCTAGTATAAAGATTCGAAGTATTCATGGTCCTGTGTTAACTACATTATGTGATGAACCTAATTGGTCTATCGAACGATTCTTTAGTTATATTCAAGGTTTTAAATTACCGAGTTTAAAAGGTGAAGGTTGGGGTGGTGGTATCAACCAAGGAATATTATTACCAGCTAATTTGACTGTAGCTACTCATTTATTAGGAACTCCACTACAGCCTTCCCTTAAGGGAACTATTTTAGCATTAGAAGATATTGGAGAGGATCCTTACAAAATTGATAGAATATTAACACAATGGAGACTAATGGGAATATTTCATAAAGTTCATGGAATTGTATTAGGAAGCTTTAATCAATGTAATACTTTTTCTAAAAACCCTTCTTGGACTGTAGAAGAAGTGTTACGAGATCGTTTATCAGATCTTAATATTCCAATTATCTCAAATTTGCCTTTTGGACATGGTAAAGTCAATGCCATTTTGCCAGTAGGAATTAATGTCATTATAAACGGCGACCAAGGATATCTTGATTTTATTACTCACTAA
- a CDS encoding NAD+ synthase gives MKILIAQLNPVVGNLKYNADNIYKSAILAKQREVQLLLTPELSLCGYPPKDLVLSSTFIENSWLELQKLAKRIPKKLAILVGIVTKNYYSDIKGEKPLFNSVVLLQNNTIKQIFHKRLLPNYDVFDEKRYFESGKTSNFFELPSSSQENQFSRIGVTICEDLWNDQIFWGQRNYKNNPIEDLVKYKVDFIVNLSASPYIIRKQKVRESMLKHSSRLYQVPIVYVNQVGGNDDLIFDGYSCATNKKGEIILCTKGFQVRTEIIEYSHITRDLKVSFNKNSNITKEEEIWSALVLGLRDYAIKCGFSKVVLGLSGGIDSSLVASIAAESLGPKNVLGILMPSPHSSQHSITDARHLANNLGINSYMIPINNIMLAYDFSLNSLFKTVEIGIAEENLQSRIRGNILMAIANKFGHLLLSTGNKSEISIGYCTLYGDMNGGIGVIADVAKTQVFSLCNWLNRFQEIIPNNILIKPPSAELKPNQIDQDSLPPYNILDDLLNRFINHHQSIEEIQKVGFDYDLLYKIAKLIIRAEFKRKQAPPGLKITNQAFGTGWRMPIASHFELN, from the coding sequence ATGAAAATTTTAATCGCTCAGCTAAACCCTGTTGTTGGTAACTTAAAATATAATGCTGATAATATTTATAAATCAGCTATTTTAGCAAAACAAAGAGAAGTTCAGTTATTATTAACTCCAGAACTTTCCCTATGTGGTTACCCTCCAAAAGACTTGGTATTAAGTTCTACTTTTATTGAAAATTCATGGTTAGAATTACAGAAATTAGCAAAAAGAATACCAAAAAAACTAGCAATTTTAGTTGGTATTGTTACTAAAAATTATTACTCAGATATTAAGGGAGAAAAGCCACTATTTAATAGTGTTGTTTTACTTCAAAACAATACTATTAAACAAATTTTTCATAAACGCCTTTTACCAAATTATGATGTATTTGATGAAAAACGTTATTTTGAGTCGGGGAAAACAAGTAACTTTTTTGAACTACCATCTTCTTCACAAGAAAATCAATTTTCTAGAATTGGAGTAACAATATGTGAAGATTTATGGAATGATCAAATTTTTTGGGGACAGCGAAACTATAAGAATAATCCTATTGAAGATTTAGTTAAATATAAAGTCGACTTTATTGTTAATTTATCAGCTTCTCCATACATTATTCGTAAGCAAAAAGTTAGAGAATCTATGTTAAAACATAGTTCAAGACTATATCAGGTACCTATTGTTTATGTTAATCAAGTTGGGGGTAACGATGATTTAATTTTTGATGGATATAGTTGTGCCACTAATAAAAAAGGAGAAATTATTCTATGTACTAAAGGATTTCAGGTACGTACAGAAATTATTGAATACAGCCACATAACCAGAGACCTTAAAGTAAGCTTCAATAAGAATTCCAACATAACAAAAGAAGAAGAAATTTGGTCAGCACTAGTATTAGGATTGAGAGATTATGCAATAAAGTGTGGATTTTCTAAAGTAGTTTTAGGTTTAAGTGGAGGTATCGATTCATCGCTAGTTGCTTCAATAGCAGCTGAATCTTTAGGTCCAAAAAATGTTCTAGGGATACTAATGCCTTCTCCCCATAGTTCACAGCACTCAATTACTGATGCAAGACATTTGGCTAATAATTTAGGCATTAATAGTTATATGATTCCTATTAATAATATTATGTTGGCATATGATTTCTCATTAAACTCACTATTTAAAACAGTAGAAATTGGAATTGCTGAAGAAAATTTACAGTCGAGAATTAGAGGAAATATATTAATGGCAATTGCCAACAAATTTGGACATTTACTACTTTCAACAGGTAATAAATCTGAAATATCTATAGGATACTGTACTCTATATGGAGACATGAATGGTGGTATAGGCGTTATTGCAGATGTTGCGAAAACCCAGGTTTTTTCTCTTTGTAATTGGCTTAATAGATTCCAAGAAATTATTCCCAACAATATCCTTATTAAACCTCCAAGTGCTGAGTTAAAACCTAACCAGATAGATCAAGATTCCCTACCTCCTTATAATATTTTGGATGATTTACTAAATAGATTTATAAATCATCATCAATCTATTGAAGAAATACAGAAGGTGGGTTTTGACTATGATTTACTATATAAAATAGCAAAGCTAATCATTCGCGCTGAATTTAAGAGGAAACAGGCTCCCCCAGGATTAAAAATTACAAACCAGGCTTTTGGTACTGGATGGAGAATGCCTATTGCAAGCCATTTTGAACTGAACTAG
- the ccsB gene encoding c-type cytochrome biogenesis protein CcsB — MDLVILENFLDNASFFVLLLTMLIYWIGTAFPSLTWFPTLGTTGGIIANLLIATLLGARWLEGGYFPLSNLYESLFFLAWGITTTYLIVESMVGISLIGAVTTPIAMAITAFATISLPSDMRVSSPLVPALKSNWLMMHVSVMMLSYSALMVGSVMAIAFLIITRDQDISLRGSSVGTGSYRNSSLKEFPKNHEKEILLNTNDAFITKNNLSPQHLNLADKLDNLSYRIIGLGFPLLTIGIIAGAVWANEAWGSYWSWDPKETWALITWLVFAAYLHARITKDWQGRRPAILAAGGFIAVWVCYLGVNLLGNGLHSYGWFL, encoded by the coding sequence ATGGACTTAGTAATCCTAGAAAATTTTTTAGATAATGCATCGTTTTTTGTTTTGTTACTAACAATGCTAATTTACTGGATAGGAACAGCTTTTCCTAGTTTGACATGGTTTCCTACTTTAGGAACTACTGGAGGAATAATAGCAAATTTATTAATAGCAACTTTATTGGGAGCAAGGTGGCTAGAAGGAGGGTATTTCCCCTTGAGTAATTTGTATGAATCACTATTTTTCTTAGCTTGGGGTATTACAACTACTTATTTAATAGTTGAATCAATGGTTGGTATATCTTTAATAGGAGCTGTTACAACACCTATAGCTATGGCAATTACTGCTTTTGCCACAATATCTCTACCTTCAGATATGAGGGTTTCATCTCCTCTCGTCCCTGCTCTTAAGTCGAATTGGTTGATGATGCATGTCAGTGTTATGATGTTGAGTTACTCTGCTTTGATGGTAGGTTCCGTCATGGCTATTGCTTTTTTAATTATTACTAGAGATCAAGATATTAGTCTTCGTGGCAGTTCTGTTGGAACAGGAAGCTACCGAAATAGTTCGTTAAAGGAATTTCCCAAAAATCATGAAAAAGAAATCCTTTTAAATACGAATGATGCATTTATAACAAAAAATAACCTTTCCCCTCAACATCTTAACTTAGCAGATAAATTGGATAATCTTAGCTATCGAATCATCGGTCTAGGTTTTCCACTATTAACTATTGGCATAATTGCTGGAGCTGTATGGGCTAATGAAGCTTGGGGTTCTTATTGGAGTTGGGATCCAAAAGAAACTTGGGCTTTGATCACTTGGCTAGTATTTGCTGCTTATTTACATGCTAGAATCACTAAAGATTGGCAAGGCAGGAGGCCTGCAATTCTTGCAGCGGGAGGATTTATAGCGGTTTGGGTATGCTATCTAGGAGTAAATCTTTTAGGGAATGGTTTACATTCTTATGGTTGGTTTTTATAG